In a single window of the Luteibacter rhizovicinus DSM 16549 genome:
- a CDS encoding enoyl-CoA hydratase/isomerase family protein yields MSDTTLPPPPEAPVLFEERVADNGKRIGIATLNAAKTLNGLSLEMARLLDERLRAWASDDAVAMVVLQGAGEKAFCAGGDLHSLYRSMRDYQASGSTDVRDNTYASDFFSVEYRLDYLIHTFPKPVLCWGHGIVMGGGIGLMAGASHRVVTERSRLAFPEITIGLYPDVGGSFLLHRVPAHAGVFLALTGAPLTSGDAIHAGLADVQLPADRRDDLDAALLLAAWTDDRHANADLLTKVLEGFAVPATPGPLQGHRGAIEAACAHDDLDTVLAAIQAMPGDDPWLVTARQTLEAGAPGSARLAFALQQRVASLSLADTFRLEYVVSLHCAAYGDFAEGIRALLIDKDRTPRWRPATLTNATQAWVEPFFVEPWSAGGHPLRDLGNDTAPRTER; encoded by the coding sequence ATGAGCGACACGACTCTCCCGCCGCCGCCCGAAGCACCGGTCCTGTTCGAGGAACGCGTCGCCGACAACGGCAAGCGCATCGGCATCGCGACACTCAACGCCGCGAAGACGCTCAACGGCCTTTCGCTGGAGATGGCACGACTCCTCGACGAGCGGCTGCGCGCGTGGGCCAGCGACGACGCCGTCGCCATGGTGGTGTTGCAAGGCGCGGGCGAGAAGGCATTCTGCGCAGGTGGCGATCTGCACAGCCTGTATCGGTCCATGCGCGACTACCAGGCAAGCGGCAGCACCGACGTGCGCGACAACACGTATGCCAGCGACTTCTTTTCGGTCGAGTACCGGCTCGACTACCTGATCCATACGTTCCCGAAACCCGTCCTCTGCTGGGGTCATGGCATCGTCATGGGCGGCGGCATCGGCCTGATGGCGGGCGCGAGCCATCGCGTGGTCACCGAACGCTCGCGGCTCGCCTTCCCGGAGATCACCATCGGACTCTATCCGGACGTGGGCGGGAGCTTCCTGCTTCATCGCGTACCGGCGCACGCGGGTGTCTTCCTCGCGCTGACCGGCGCACCACTGACCAGCGGCGACGCCATCCATGCCGGTCTCGCCGATGTGCAGCTTCCGGCAGACCGTCGTGACGATCTCGATGCCGCGCTGTTGCTCGCCGCATGGACGGATGACCGGCACGCGAACGCCGACCTGCTCACGAAGGTGTTGGAGGGCTTCGCGGTGCCGGCTACGCCGGGTCCGCTGCAGGGTCATCGTGGCGCGATCGAGGCCGCCTGTGCCCACGACGATCTCGACACTGTACTGGCGGCTATCCAGGCCATGCCGGGCGACGATCCCTGGCTGGTCACGGCACGACAGACGCTGGAGGCGGGCGCACCGGGGTCGGCACGACTGGCGTTCGCGCTGCAACAGCGCGTCGCGTCTCTTTCGCTGGCGGACACCTTCCGCCTGGAATATGTCGTTTCCCTGCACTGCGCGGCCTACGGCGATTTCGCCGAAGGCATCCGTGCGTTGCTGATCGACAAGGACCGCACGCCGCGCTGGCGTCCGGCCACCCTGACCAACGCCACGCAGGCCTGGGTCGAGCCCTTCTTCGTCGAACCCTGGAGCGCGGGCGGACATCCGCTGCGCGACCTGGGTAACGACACCGCACCGAGGACGGAACGATGA
- the mmsB gene encoding 3-hydroxyisobutyrate dehydrogenase — MSRIAFIGLGNMGGPMAANLLKAGHTLHVFDLSADAVAQAVTHGATAANTAIDAVQDAEVVISMLPASRHVEGLYLGDAGLLRHIAEGALVIDCSTIAPASAQKVARAAGERGLAMIDAPVSGGTAGAAAGTLTFIVGGEGDALERARPLLASMGKNIFHVGANGAGQVAKLCNNMALGVIMAVTGEAIALGAAHGLDPTVLSQMMAVSTARSWATEVCNPWPGVLENAPASRGYTGGFGNDLMLKDLGLAAEAAMGVGASIPLGELARNLYAMNSQAGNGGLDFSSVVKLVAKTP, encoded by the coding sequence ATGAGTCGCATCGCTTTCATCGGCCTGGGCAACATGGGCGGCCCGATGGCCGCCAACCTGCTCAAGGCCGGGCACACGCTGCATGTTTTCGATCTTTCCGCCGATGCGGTGGCGCAAGCCGTCACCCACGGCGCCACGGCCGCGAACACGGCGATCGACGCCGTGCAAGATGCGGAGGTCGTGATTTCCATGCTGCCGGCGAGCCGCCACGTCGAAGGGCTGTACCTCGGCGACGCCGGGCTACTCCGGCACATCGCCGAAGGCGCACTGGTGATCGACTGCAGCACGATCGCCCCGGCATCCGCGCAGAAGGTGGCTCGCGCCGCTGGCGAGCGTGGCCTCGCGATGATCGATGCGCCCGTGTCCGGCGGCACGGCCGGGGCAGCAGCCGGCACCCTCACCTTCATCGTCGGCGGTGAGGGCGATGCGCTGGAGCGTGCACGACCGTTGTTGGCCAGCATGGGCAAGAACATCTTCCATGTCGGCGCCAACGGCGCGGGCCAGGTGGCCAAGCTGTGCAACAACATGGCGCTCGGCGTCATCATGGCGGTGACCGGCGAAGCGATCGCACTCGGTGCGGCGCATGGTCTGGATCCGACCGTGCTGTCGCAGATGATGGCCGTGAGCACCGCGCGCAGCTGGGCCACCGAAGTCTGCAACCCCTGGCCGGGCGTGCTCGAGAACGCGCCCGCCTCGCGGGGTTACACCGGCGGCTTCGGCAACGACCTCATGCTCAAAGACCTCGGGCTCGCCGCCGAAGCGGCGATGGGTGTGGGCGCATCGATTCCGCTGGGCGAACTCGCACGCAATCTCTATGCGATGAACAGCCAGGCCGGCAACGGCGGCCTGGACTTCTCCAGTGTCGTGAAACTCGTGGCGAAGACGCCTTAG